The Chryseobacterium glaciei DNA window CAGATGTTTTGTGCGACAAAGCTCCGAGAAGAAATAATATGGTTTTAGCTTAGATTTTTAAACACAAAAATCACAAATTAATTCCACGAATTACACAAGAATTTATATCAATAGGAACGGGCTTTAGCCCGTTTTCTTATTTTAATCCCATAGCCAAAATATAAAACTTAACGCTTGCTGAAAATCTAAGATTTTCTTGCGCCTTAGAAACAGCATGAAGAATAAAAAAACTTTGTGCCTTTGCGATTCTCCAACAAAATATTTTCCATTAAACTTTTCATTAAAATTTAGACAAATTCATTAATTAAATATTAAACTAGACCGTAATTGTCCTTTAAAAATCGCAAATTTGCAGATACAATTTTTAGGTAATTTTTCAACAAAACGAAGAATTGCTAAATAAGAAATATTGTCATAATTTAGTCAACAATCAAGTAGAAATATAATTGATGGTTTTTGTAACGGGTGCCACCGGGATTTTAGGCAGAGTAATCGTTTTAGAGCTTCTTAAAAAGGGCAAAAACGTTCGTGCTGCAAAAAGACCTACAAGCAATATAAAGGAAATAAAACATTCGTATACATTTTATACGGAAAGCGCTGACGATTTTTTTAATAAAATTGAATGGATCGATGTAGATTTTGATGATATCAATTCTCTGCAGGATGCTTTGAAAGGAGTAGATGAGGTTTATCACTGCGCTGCAAAAGTAAGTTTTAATCCAAAAGATGAAAAAGAGATGTACCATGTTAATATTAAAGGTACAGAAAACCTCTTGTTTGCCTGTGAAGGTTCCGATGTTAAGAAATTTTTACATGTAAGTTCTATTGCGGTTTTAGATGGTTTTAATGAAAAGGGAGAATTGGATGAAGATTCTGATTTTAATCCTAAAATAGAACATTCTGCGTATGCAATTTCCAAACATTTATCTGAAATGGAAGTCTGGAGAGCGTCTGCAGAAGGTTTAAATACAATTATTATCAACCCCGGAATCATCATTGGAAGTGGAAATTGGAGCCAAAGCAGTGGCGAACTTTTTTCTACTTTTGAAAAGAATAGTTTTAATTTTTCAGGAGGAACATCTTATGTAGATGTATTTGATGTAGCAAAAATTGCAATTGAATTAATGGAAAAAAATATTTTTGGAGAACGATTTATTCTTATTTCTGAAAATAAAAAATATGCAGATTTAGGGAATTATGTAAGAAAGAAATTAGGGTTGAAAGATGCTAAAATCCTTTCCAATACCCAACTGAATTTGGGAAGATGGCTAAATATTTTTTTCGGATGGTTAATTCCACAATTAAAAATGGCAACCCGATCTAATATTGAAGCGGTAACTTCACTGAATACCATTTCCAATCAAAAAATTAAAGAAAAGCTGAATTATCAGTTCATTCCCGTACAGGAAAGTGTTGATTTTCACCTTAATAATTATAGTAACGATAAAAAGCTGAATAAATAAATGAATCTTGCAGAGGCAATTATCAATAAAAATGTAGCAAAACATCCCATAAAATCAGCCATTGGTTTTAAGAAAAAAGAGGGCTGGAAGGAATTGAGCTGGAAGAAATTTGGTGAAATGATTTTCAAAACAGCCAATGCTCTGAAAAATGCAGGAATTGAGGAAAATGATAAAGTCGCAATCTATTCAGACAATTCTTCTGAGTGGATGATTTTTGACTTGGCTGCCATTTCTATCGGGGCAGTTACGGTTCCTATTTATTCGACAAATAATGCTGAACAGGCAGAATATATCATCAATGATTCTCAGTCTAAAATTATTTTAGTAGGAGATCAGGCGCAATATGATGCTTGTCTGGAAGTTTTACATAAGGAAGAAAGTACTCTTCAAACCATCATTGTTTCTAAAAAAGCAGTGTGGATTAAAAAAGAATTCAACAGTTTTTATCTGGAAGATTTTATTGCAAAAGCTTCCTCAAAGCTAGAGTTCTGTAAAAAAGAATATGAAGATGTAGCAACATTAATCTACACTTCAGGAACTACCGGAACACCAAAAGGCGTAATGTTGACGCACGGAAATTTCATCAAAGCTTTCGATGCTCATTTTGAATTTTTTAAGTTTAAAAATTTCGAAGAAGAGCTTTCATTGGCATTTTTACCATTAAGTCACGTTTTCGAAAGATGCTGGAGCTTACTTTGTTTGTACGGAGGAGCGAGAGTATATTTCCTTGAAGATCCCAAGAATATTGCAAAAGCATTGGAAGAGGTAAAACCTACGATGATGTGTGCCGTTCCTAGATTTTTCCAGAAAGTCTATGCCGGAGTATTAGAAAAAGCCAATGAAGGCTCATCATTAAAAAAGAAAATCTTCAATTGGGCTCTAGAAACAGGAAAGCAAACAGGAGAATTAAGACAGCATGAAAATCCGGTTCCTTTTGGTTTAAAGCTAAAAGAATCGGTTGCAGAGATGCTTGTTTTCAATAAAATCAAAGAAAAAATGGGTGGCCGACTGTGGTTCCTGCCTTGTGGCGGAGCTTCTTTGTCTCCCGAAGTAACTAGATTCTTCGAATCGGTTGGAATCCACGTTACGGTTGGCTATGGTTTAACAGAAACTACAGCAACGTTAACTCTTTTCCCTTTAACGAATTTCGAACACGCAACAAGCGGAAAACCTTTGCCAGGAGTTGAAATTAGAATCGGAGAAAATGATGAAATTCAGGCGAAAGGAAACGGTATCATGAAAGGGTACTACAACAAGCCGGAAGAAACACAAAAAGTTTTCACGGAAGATGGTTGGTTTAAAACCGGTGATGCCGGAAAGATTGATGATGCTGGAAATTTGATTATTACAGACAGAATCAAGGATCTAATGAAAACTTCCAACGGAAAATACATCGCTCCACAGCAGATCGAAAACCTTTTGACTAACAATAATTATATAAGTCAGATTGTTTTGATCGCAGAAGGAAGACAGTTTGTTTCGGCTCTGATTGTTCCTAATTTTGAGTTTTTAGGAGATTATATTAAGAAGAATAATATTCCATTTACCAATTGGGAAGAATTGGTTAAAAAAGAGGAAATTATTCATTTATATAAAGATAAAATCAATGAACTACAACATGATTTGTCTGATTATGAAAAGGTAAAGAAATTCACTTTGATGCCTGCAGAGTTCGATATCAATACAGGTGAGATCACACCAACGTTGAAGGTAAAGAGAAATGTAGTTCTTAAAAAATATGCAGATATTATTGAGAAAATGTATTAAATAAAACGCTGAAAGGTCACAGCATATAGTAAAATTTGTGAAAAACATTTGTGCTATTTGTGGTTAAAGAAGAATCAAGTTTTATCATTTTAAATTAAATTATGACAACACAAGAATTTTTAGGAAAAGAAGACTTTACAATAAGCTCACAAACAGTTTCAGAAAGCTGTCCGTCGAATATTGCCTTAATTAAATATTGGGGAAAATATGACAATCAGATTCCTGCAAATCCGAGTATCAGTTATACTTTAAATCATTGTAAAACGAATACAACAGTAGAGTTTTTAGCTGGAGAACCATTTTCTGTACAAACATTTTTAGCAGGAAATGAAGAGGTTAAATTTGCTGAAAAAATCGAAAAATATTTTAAAAATATCGACCAATATTTGCCTTGGATTTTAGAAGGAAAATACATCATCAGAACAGAAAATACGTTCCCTCACAGTTCAGGAATAGCAAGTTCAGCTTCAGGATTTGGAGCGATTGCAAAATGCCTGATGAAGTTGGATGAAGTTTTTTCTGAGAAAACATCTGATGAAGAATCATTAAAAAAAGCGTCATTTCTGGCTAGATTAGGAAGCGGAAGTGCTTGCAGAAGTCTTTACAACGGATTGGTTGTTTGGGGACAATCTCAAGTAAAAGGAAGTTCAGATTTATATGCCGTACAATATCCGGATGATGAAATTCATGAGATTTTCAAGGATTTTAATGATTGGGTTTTGCTGATTCATGAAGGTCAGAAAACGGTTTCTTCGACGGTTGGACACGGTTTGATGAATACAAATCCATATGCAGAAAGAAGATTTCAGGAAGCGAGAGAAAATTTTATTCCAATGATTGAAATCCTTAAAAGTGGTGATTTACAAAGTTTTATCAAATTAGTTGAACACGAAGCTCTTACACTTCACGCAATGATGATGATGAGTGATCCTGCTTTTATTTTAATGAAGGTTGGAACATTGGGAGTGATCAATAAAATCTGGGATTTCAGAAGAGAAACTAATTTACCTTTATTTTTTACATTGGATGCCGGTGCAAACGTTCATCTTTTATTTCCGAATGACGGTTCTGAAGAAAAAATTAAATCATTTATTGAAGCTGAATTATTACAACATACTCAAAACAATGGAGTAGTGAAGGATGTTATGAAGTTTTAATTAAGATAAAAACATACTTAAACATCAATAGGAACGGGCTTTAGCCCGTTTTTGTTGTATAGGAATACAATTGACTTTAGTCAAAACATATTAAAATCAATCCTCAGTCACAACCGCATCACGCTCCCCATCCTCTTCTTTTCCTTCCTGGATCATTTCTTCAGCTTGAATTTTTTCTTCTGTAGTCGCTTTTTCTATTCTTTCTTCCTGCTGATCATTGTGATGATCTATAAAAAATTCACAATAAACGGGAAGATGATCAGAACCGAAATTTTCCAAAGTAGTAAGCTTTTCAATAAAAATATCTTCACTATGGAACATCAGATCAATCGGAAATCTCAACATACGGTATTTTGCATGAAACGTTGACACAAAAGCACGACCGATTCTAGGATCAATCAAATGACTCGTTTTTCTAAATAATATCG harbors:
- a CDS encoding AMP-dependent synthetase/ligase, coding for MNLAEAIINKNVAKHPIKSAIGFKKKEGWKELSWKKFGEMIFKTANALKNAGIEENDKVAIYSDNSSEWMIFDLAAISIGAVTVPIYSTNNAEQAEYIINDSQSKIILVGDQAQYDACLEVLHKEESTLQTIIVSKKAVWIKKEFNSFYLEDFIAKASSKLEFCKKEYEDVATLIYTSGTTGTPKGVMLTHGNFIKAFDAHFEFFKFKNFEEELSLAFLPLSHVFERCWSLLCLYGGARVYFLEDPKNIAKALEEVKPTMMCAVPRFFQKVYAGVLEKANEGSSLKKKIFNWALETGKQTGELRQHENPVPFGLKLKESVAEMLVFNKIKEKMGGRLWFLPCGGASLSPEVTRFFESVGIHVTVGYGLTETTATLTLFPLTNFEHATSGKPLPGVEIRIGENDEIQAKGNGIMKGYYNKPEETQKVFTEDGWFKTGDAGKIDDAGNLIITDRIKDLMKTSNGKYIAPQQIENLLTNNNYISQIVLIAEGRQFVSALIVPNFEFLGDYIKKNNIPFTNWEELVKKEEIIHLYKDKINELQHDLSDYEKVKKFTLMPAEFDINTGEITPTLKVKRNVVLKKYADIIEKMY
- a CDS encoding diphosphomevalonate/mevalonate 3,5-bisphosphate decarboxylase family protein, yielding MTTQEFLGKEDFTISSQTVSESCPSNIALIKYWGKYDNQIPANPSISYTLNHCKTNTTVEFLAGEPFSVQTFLAGNEEVKFAEKIEKYFKNIDQYLPWILEGKYIIRTENTFPHSSGIASSASGFGAIAKCLMKLDEVFSEKTSDEESLKKASFLARLGSGSACRSLYNGLVVWGQSQVKGSSDLYAVQYPDDEIHEIFKDFNDWVLLIHEGQKTVSSTVGHGLMNTNPYAERRFQEARENFIPMIEILKSGDLQSFIKLVEHEALTLHAMMMMSDPAFILMKVGTLGVINKIWDFRRETNLPLFFTLDAGANVHLLFPNDGSEEKIKSFIEAELLQHTQNNGVVKDVMKF
- a CDS encoding NAD-dependent epimerase/dehydratase family protein, which translates into the protein MVFVTGATGILGRVIVLELLKKGKNVRAAKRPTSNIKEIKHSYTFYTESADDFFNKIEWIDVDFDDINSLQDALKGVDEVYHCAAKVSFNPKDEKEMYHVNIKGTENLLFACEGSDVKKFLHVSSIAVLDGFNEKGELDEDSDFNPKIEHSAYAISKHLSEMEVWRASAEGLNTIIINPGIIIGSGNWSQSSGELFSTFEKNSFNFSGGTSYVDVFDVAKIAIELMEKNIFGERFILISENKKYADLGNYVRKKLGLKDAKILSNTQLNLGRWLNIFFGWLIPQLKMATRSNIEAVTSLNTISNQKIKEKLNYQFIPVQESVDFHLNNYSNDKKLNK